A window of Armatimonadota bacterium genomic DNA:
CGGTTTCCCGGTTGTAGAACATGATCACGATTTTCTCCGCTTGAAGAATCATCGCGATGCGCTGGACCAAGCGCTTGAGCGTTGCGTCCGCTTCGCTTAGGGGCGTGGACCCCAGGCCGCCCTCTTCACTCGACGCCGGGGCGGGCTCACCGGTCTTTTTCGGGGCTCGGTCTTCGACTTCGTGTAGCCGAGCTTCCAACTCGTGAATGCGGGCTTGTGCCGCATCGAGTTGCTCGCGGTATTCGTTCGTTTCGGAGGGCATGGAGTTCTCGCTCAAAAGAAATACAATTGTGGCGGGCGCTTCCGCACCCGCAATGCCGATAGACTTTACCAGCAAAGGGGGTCCGACTTCCGGGAGACCGACCCTATTTGGGCCATGCCCGCGAAATCCAAGTCATAATCCGGTCTATGGCTGGGCCCTTGGATCGCTCGCATCAATCGTCTGAGGAGCTGCCCCTGTTCCTGCTGGAGACCGTTCTCTTTCCTTACGCCACTCTGCAGCTTCATATCTTTGAGGCTCGTTACCTTGAAATGGTTCAAGAGTGCCGGGAAACCGGCCGCCCGTTTGGGGTCGTTCTGATTCGAGATGGGCGAGAAGTGGGAGGCTCCGCGGACCCCTACATGGTGGGTACTTCAGCCCGGATCTTGAAGGTCCACGAATACGACGACGGCCGGCTGGACCTTCAGGTACAAGGGGAGGGCCGATTCCGCATCCGCAGCCTGGACGAGTCGCGGCCGTTCTTGGTCGGGCGGGTGGAGCCGGTCGTCGAGGACGATGCCGACGAATCGCCGCGAGGCTATGCGCTGCTCTCCCGCGCCCAGGAGACCTTCCAACTGCTGATCCAGCACCTCTTGTCAAAGCCCAACTACAGCATCGAGGTGGTGTTTCCACAAGATCCCGAGGCGTTCTCGTTTACGATCGCCAATCTGCTCCGGATGGATAACCGAAAGAAGCAGCTCCTGCTGGAGATCACCGACACCACTGAGCGCATCGCCAGCATCCTTCCGCTCCTCGAAAGCCAGCTGGCGGAGGTTCAGGAGGGGGGTAGCCAGCAGGCGCCCGTCACGATCCCAGGGCTCTCGCACGAAACGGATATTCGGCGGCTCTCCTCACATGAAATCCGGGACATGCTTTGCAACAACTGAGGCGAAGGGCGAAGGGTCTGGACCTCTCACCACGAACCACGAACCTACGATCCACGCACCCTAGCTCCTGGCTACTTCACCCGCAATTCCCAGATCCGGACCGTTCGGTCCAGGCCCGCCGAAGCCAAGTTGCGGCCGTCGGCGCTGAAGGCCACCGCCAAAATCGGCCTGATGCTCGCCTCCAGGTGCACTTGCCCAAGGCCCTCGGCGGCATTCCAGAGGCCCACGTTGCCGTCCCGGCTGCCGGTGGCGAACAGCCATCCGTTCGGGTG
This region includes:
- a CDS encoding LON peptidase substrate-binding domain-containing protein, which translates into the protein MAGPLDRSHQSSEELPLFLLETVLFPYATLQLHIFEARYLEMVQECRETGRPFGVVLIRDGREVGGSADPYMVGTSARILKVHEYDDGRLDLQVQGEGRFRIRSLDESRPFLVGRVEPVVEDDADESPRGYALLSRAQETFQLLIQHLLSKPNYSIEVVFPQDPEAFSFTIANLLRMDNRKKQLLLEITDTTERIASILPLLESQLAEVQEGGSQQAPVTIPGLSHETDIRRLSSHEIRDMLCNN